A genomic segment from Pistricoccus aurantiacus encodes:
- a CDS encoding ParA family protein translates to MTKIIALTNQKGGVGKTTTAVNLAASLAALDRRVLLVDLDPQGHATMGGGIDKHSLEASVLDVLLGEKDVRQVILDCPEAGFALLPSNGDLTAAEVALLDRDEGRERCLLEAFDTLRGDYDVILIDCPPSLNMLTLNALTAAHGVLIPLQCEFYALEGLSALLDTVDQIRDSVNPNLAIYGIVRTMFDGRNSLTRDVSKQLFDYFGDMLLKTTIPRNVRVAEAPSHGLPVTKYARLSRGSQAHRVLAKELIRRLAL, encoded by the coding sequence GTGACCAAGATCATCGCTCTGACCAATCAGAAAGGCGGCGTGGGCAAGACCACCACCGCCGTCAATCTCGCCGCGAGCCTGGCGGCGCTGGATCGCCGGGTCCTGCTGGTGGATCTCGACCCCCAGGGGCACGCCACCATGGGCGGGGGTATAGACAAGCACAGCCTCGAGGCCAGCGTGCTGGACGTGCTGCTGGGAGAAAAGGACGTGCGTCAGGTGATCCTCGACTGTCCGGAGGCCGGCTTCGCGCTGCTGCCCAGCAACGGCGATCTCACCGCCGCGGAAGTGGCGCTGCTGGATCGGGACGAAGGGCGCGAGCGCTGCTTGCTGGAGGCCTTCGATACCCTGAGAGGGGATTACGACGTGATCCTGATCGACTGCCCGCCGTCCCTCAACATGCTCACCCTCAACGCCCTGACCGCCGCCCACGGGGTGCTGATCCCCTTGCAGTGCGAGTTCTATGCGCTGGAAGGCCTGTCGGCGCTCTTGGACACGGTGGATCAGATTCGCGATAGCGTGAATCCCAATCTGGCTATTTACGGTATCGTGCGCACCATGTTCGACGGGCGCAACAGCCTGACCCGGGACGTCAGCAAACAGCTTTTCGACTATTTCGGCGATATGCTGCTCAAGACCACCATTCCGCGTAACGTGCGGGTGGCGGAAGCGCCGAGCCACGGCTTGCCGGTAACCAAGTACGCGCGTCTGTCCCGAGGCAGCCAAGCGCATCGGGTGCTGGCCAAGGAACTGATTCGTCGGCTGGCGCTATGA
- a CDS encoding F0F1 ATP synthase subunit I has translation MEKPRPAKLKRPRILGLVLAQLSVVGIAAVIGQLAAGQGAALSALLGGLVAWLPSSYFAWRTFRFQGARYTREIVKSFYRAEAGKFGLTVALFTLVFVTVPPSNPAFFFGAYVATLFANWLSPWLLQRPLHT, from the coding sequence ATGGAAAAGCCAAGACCCGCCAAGCTCAAGCGTCCACGCATTCTGGGATTGGTGCTCGCGCAGTTATCGGTCGTGGGGATAGCCGCCGTGATCGGCCAACTGGCGGCAGGGCAGGGCGCGGCGCTATCCGCATTGCTGGGCGGGCTGGTGGCCTGGTTACCCAGCAGCTACTTCGCCTGGCGCACGTTTCGTTTTCAGGGAGCCCGCTATACCCGGGAAATCGTCAAGAGTTTCTACCGAGCCGAGGCCGGTAAGTTTGGTTTGACGGTGGCATTGTTCACGCTGGTGTTCGTCACAGTGCCTCCTTCAAATCCCGCTTTCTTCTTTGGCGCTTATGTGGCAACGCTGTTCGCGAACTGGCTGAGTCCCTGGCTGTTGCAGCGACCGTTGCACACCTGA
- the atpE gene encoding F0F1 ATP synthase subunit C, protein MEAQILGMTAIAVSLLIGLGALGTAIGFGILGGKFLEGAARQPEMIPMLQVKMFIVAGLLDAVSMIGVGIALFFTFANPFVG, encoded by the coding sequence ATGGAAGCACAAATCCTGGGTATGACCGCTATCGCCGTATCCCTGCTGATCGGTCTGGGTGCCCTCGGCACCGCCATCGGTTTCGGTATTCTCGGTGGCAAGTTCCTGGAAGGCGCCGCGCGTCAGCCGGAAATGATTCCGATGCTGCAGGTAAAAATGTTCATCGTCGCCGGCCTGCTGGACGCCGTCTCCATGATCGGTGTCGGTATCGCGCTGTTCTTCACCTTCGCCAACCCGTTTGTCGGTTGA
- the mnmG gene encoding tRNA uridine-5-carboxymethylaminomethyl(34) synthesis enzyme MnmG, which produces MNYPDRFDVIVIGGGHAGTEAALASARMGCKTLLLTHNIETLGQMSCNPAIGGIGKSHLVKEIDALGGAMGLATDLAGIQFRVLNARKGPAVRATRAQADRVRYKAAIRGMLENQQNLTLFQQAAGDLIIDNDRVGGVESETGIRFFSECVVLCTGTFLGGVIHIGEDTSRGGRAGDPPSNALAERLRALPFRVARLKTGTPPRLDARSIDFSRLEEQPGDTPTPVMSYLGSREMHPRQVSCHIAHTNARTHEIILANLQRSPMYSGAIDSTGPRYCPSVEDKVNRFADKQSHQVFIEPEGLDTSELYPNGISTSLPFDVQIALVRSIEGLENAHITRPGYAIEYDFFDPRDLKHSLETRFIHNLFFAGQINGTTGYEEAGAQGLLAGLNAARRAQGLDSWYPRRDEAYLGVLVDDLISLGTQEPYRMFTSRAEYRLLLREDNADLRLTAVGRDLGLVDEPRWQAFETKREAIEQETARLKASWVQPGSPQAERLVEKIQSPLTREYNLLDLLRRPELDYADVADLVGETSADPTVAEQVQIQAKYQGYIARQQDEIDKLKRHEATRLPTSLDYERIEGLSHEIRQKLTAARPATLAQAGRISGVTPAAVSILLIHLKKKQLIAPAAADNS; this is translated from the coding sequence GTGAATTATCCCGACCGCTTTGACGTCATCGTCATCGGCGGTGGCCATGCAGGGACAGAAGCCGCCCTGGCCTCCGCCCGCATGGGTTGTAAAACCCTGTTGCTCACTCACAACATCGAGACCCTGGGACAGATGTCCTGCAATCCCGCCATCGGCGGCATCGGCAAGAGTCATCTGGTCAAGGAAATCGATGCCCTGGGGGGCGCCATGGGTCTGGCCACGGACCTGGCCGGCATCCAGTTTCGCGTGCTCAATGCCCGCAAGGGTCCGGCGGTACGCGCCACCCGTGCTCAGGCGGATCGGGTGCGCTACAAGGCCGCCATTCGCGGCATGCTGGAAAACCAGCAAAACCTGACCCTCTTCCAGCAGGCCGCCGGCGATCTGATCATCGACAATGATCGGGTAGGCGGGGTCGAAAGCGAGACCGGCATCCGTTTCTTCAGTGAATGCGTGGTGCTGTGCACCGGCACCTTCCTCGGCGGCGTCATCCATATTGGTGAGGACACCAGCCGCGGCGGACGCGCCGGGGACCCGCCTTCCAACGCCTTGGCGGAGCGTCTGCGCGCCCTGCCGTTTCGGGTGGCACGACTCAAGACCGGCACGCCGCCGCGGCTGGATGCCAGAAGCATCGATTTCAGCCGTCTCGAGGAGCAGCCCGGCGATACGCCAACCCCGGTGATGTCCTATCTTGGTTCTCGCGAGATGCATCCGCGCCAGGTGAGCTGTCACATCGCCCATACCAATGCGCGTACCCACGAGATCATCCTGGCCAACCTGCAGCGTTCGCCGATGTATTCCGGCGCCATCGACAGCACCGGGCCGCGCTACTGCCCTTCCGTGGAGGACAAGGTCAATCGCTTTGCCGACAAGCAGAGTCACCAGGTCTTCATCGAGCCGGAAGGCCTGGATACCTCCGAGCTCTATCCCAACGGCATCTCCACCTCGCTGCCCTTCGACGTGCAGATCGCGCTGGTGCGTTCCATCGAGGGGCTGGAAAACGCTCATATCACCCGGCCGGGCTACGCCATCGAATACGATTTCTTCGATCCTCGGGATCTCAAGCACTCTCTGGAAACCCGATTTATTCACAACCTGTTCTTTGCCGGCCAGATCAACGGCACTACCGGCTACGAGGAAGCAGGCGCCCAAGGATTGCTGGCAGGGCTCAACGCGGCGCGACGCGCCCAAGGACTCGACAGCTGGTATCCGCGGCGGGATGAGGCCTATCTCGGCGTGCTGGTGGACGACCTGATCAGCCTGGGAACCCAGGAGCCCTATCGCATGTTCACCTCCCGGGCGGAATATCGCCTGCTGCTGCGAGAAGACAACGCGGATCTGCGCCTGACGGCGGTCGGCCGCGACCTGGGACTGGTGGACGAGCCGCGCTGGCAGGCCTTCGAGACCAAGCGCGAGGCGATCGAGCAGGAAACCGCCCGGCTCAAGGCCAGCTGGGTCCAGCCGGGAAGCCCACAGGCGGAGCGGCTTGTGGAGAAGATCCAGAGTCCCCTTACCCGGGAATACAACCTGCTGGATCTGCTGCGCCGTCCGGAACTCGACTACGCGGACGTGGCGGATCTGGTGGGCGAGACAAGCGCCGATCCCACCGTGGCGGAGCAAGTGCAGATCCAGGCCAAGTACCAGGGCTATATCGCGCGTCAGCAAGACGAGATCGACAAGCTCAAGCGTCACGAGGCCACCCGGCTGCCGACTAGCCTGGATTACGAGCGGATCGAAGGACTCTCCCACGAGATTCGCCAGAAGCTCACGGCCGCGCGCCCCGCCACCCTGGCCCAGGCCGGACGGATTTCCGGCGTCACCCCGGCGGCGGTGTCGATCCTGCTCATCCACCTGAAGAAAAAACAGCTGATCGCACCGGCGGCAGCGGACAACTCATGA
- a CDS encoding F0F1 ATP synthase subunit B — protein sequence MNLNLTLIGQAIAFAFFVWFCMKYIWPPVIQALQERQKKIADGLDAASRATRDLEKTQNQVDEQLRESKAQASEILEQAQKRSNQMIEEARDQARQEGERMIASAKSEIDQEVNRAKEELRSQVARLAIIGAERILESSIDEKQHAKLVDKLAKEL from the coding sequence ATGAATTTGAATCTTACGTTGATTGGCCAGGCCATCGCCTTCGCGTTCTTCGTCTGGTTCTGCATGAAGTATATATGGCCGCCGGTCATACAAGCCCTGCAGGAACGCCAGAAGAAGATCGCCGATGGCCTGGATGCCGCCAGCCGTGCGACCCGTGATCTCGAAAAGACCCAGAACCAGGTCGACGAGCAGCTTCGGGAAAGCAAGGCCCAGGCGAGTGAAATACTGGAGCAGGCGCAGAAACGCTCCAACCAGATGATCGAGGAAGCGCGGGATCAGGCGCGTCAGGAAGGCGAGCGAATGATCGCCTCCGCCAAGTCCGAGATCGATCAGGAAGTCAATCGCGCCAAGGAAGAGTTGCGTAGCCAGGTAGCGCGGCTCGCCATCATCGGTGCCGAGCGTATTCTGGAATCGTCCATCGACGAGAAGCAGCACGCGAAACTCGTCGACAAACTCGCCAAAGAGCTGTGA
- the atpB gene encoding F0F1 ATP synthase subunit A, whose translation MAAGNNLTSTEYIQHHLQSLTFGLHPDRGWTIAHSADEAAEMGFWALHLDTIGWSIALGLLFIWLFRKAAKAATTGVPGGLQNFVELMVEFVDNSVKETFHGKSSLIAPLSLTIFCWVFLMNLMDLIPVDFLPMIAQKIGVMFGADPAHVYFKIVPTTDVNATLGMALSVFGLIIFYTIKEKGVGGLIGDLTLHPFSSSNRVIQTLFIPVNFLLEAVTLLAKPISLALRLFGNMYAGELIFILIAMVGLWQLPLHFPWAVFHVLIITLQAFIFMMLTIVYLSMAVEKH comes from the coding sequence ATGGCTGCAGGCAATAATCTGACGTCCACGGAGTATATTCAGCACCACTTGCAAAGCCTGACCTTCGGATTGCATCCGGATCGTGGCTGGACTATCGCTCATTCCGCGGACGAAGCGGCGGAAATGGGCTTCTGGGCATTGCATCTGGATACCATAGGTTGGTCCATCGCCCTGGGTCTGCTGTTCATCTGGCTGTTCCGCAAGGCGGCCAAGGCGGCGACCACCGGCGTACCCGGCGGGCTGCAGAACTTTGTCGAATTGATGGTGGAGTTCGTCGACAACTCGGTGAAGGAAACCTTCCACGGCAAGAGTTCGTTGATCGCACCGCTGTCGCTGACCATCTTCTGCTGGGTCTTCCTGATGAACCTGATGGATCTCATCCCCGTCGACTTCCTGCCGATGATCGCGCAGAAGATCGGCGTGATGTTCGGCGCGGATCCGGCGCATGTCTACTTCAAGATCGTACCCACCACGGACGTCAACGCCACTCTGGGAATGGCGCTCTCCGTGTTCGGCCTGATCATCTTCTACACCATCAAGGAAAAGGGCGTCGGCGGCCTGATCGGCGACCTGACCCTGCATCCCTTCAGTTCCTCCAACAGGGTGATCCAGACGCTGTTCATACCGGTCAACTTCCTGCTGGAAGCGGTGACCCTGCTGGCCAAGCCCATCTCGCTCGCCCTGCGTCTTTTCGGCAACATGTATGCCGGCGAGTTGATCTTCATCCTGATCGCGATGGTCGGTCTCTGGCAACTGCCGCTTCACTTCCCCTGGGCGGTGTTCCACGTGCTGATCATCACCCTGCAAGCCTTCATTTTCATGATGCTGACCATCGTCTATCTGAGCATGGCGGTGGAAAAGCACTAA
- a CDS encoding amino acid ABC transporter permease: protein MEATFQFDWQAAIDSIPYLLKGIPYTLLISFSGLAIGFVIGILFGLMRVSRMIWLRIPAVVYIEVFRGTPVLVQVLFIFYGLPQILGGPINALVAGIAAIAVNSGAYISEIVRGGVQSIERGQREASLSLGLSRLQAFRYIIWPQALRRMIPALGNQGIISIKDTSLFSVIGVGELVRQGQIYIATTFSALEVYFMVALLYLAITLSLSLALRLLERRGLVGQ, encoded by the coding sequence TTGGAAGCCACGTTCCAATTCGACTGGCAAGCCGCCATCGACTCCATTCCCTACCTGTTGAAGGGCATTCCCTATACGCTACTGATTTCCTTCAGCGGTCTTGCCATCGGCTTCGTCATCGGCATTCTCTTCGGCCTGATGCGTGTCAGCCGTATGATCTGGCTGCGAATTCCCGCCGTCGTCTATATCGAGGTATTTCGCGGTACGCCGGTGCTGGTGCAGGTATTGTTCATCTTCTATGGTCTGCCGCAGATTCTCGGCGGACCGATCAACGCCCTGGTGGCGGGTATCGCCGCCATTGCCGTCAATTCCGGCGCCTATATCTCGGAAATCGTACGAGGTGGCGTGCAGTCCATCGAGCGCGGCCAGCGGGAGGCCAGCCTGTCTCTGGGGCTTTCTCGACTGCAGGCCTTCCGCTACATCATCTGGCCTCAGGCGCTGCGCCGCATGATTCCCGCCCTGGGCAATCAGGGCATCATCAGCATCAAGGATACTTCGCTGTTCTCGGTGATCGGGGTCGGCGAACTGGTGCGCCAGGGTCAGATCTATATCGCCACCACCTTCAGCGCACTCGAGGTCTATTTCATGGTGGCACTGTTGTATCTGGCGATTACTCTCAGTCTATCCCTGGCACTGCGTCTACTCGAGCGCCGAGGCCTGGTTGGCCAGTAA
- a CDS encoding ParB/RepB/Spo0J family partition protein: MTRKRALGRGLDALIGAGGRHRDVLESPLLESGETLEAGLEESPSAERLERLPLSQLSRGKYQPRRDIQPEALEELADSIRAQGVMQPIVVRPVGEARYEIIAGERRWRAAQLAELDVIPAVIREVSDQVALALALIENIQRENLNPVEEAAALKRLLDEFSLTQQQVADTVGRSRAQVANLLRLLSLDPEVQTLLERGDLDMGHARALLGLSGAKQRKAAREVVDKDLTVRATEALVKRLASKTPAKPAPASPSGDVLRLENQLGELLGAPVKIQHGRGGRGRLTIRYTSLDELDGILAHIR; encoded by the coding sequence ATGACGCGTAAGCGAGCCTTGGGGCGCGGTCTGGATGCGCTGATCGGCGCCGGTGGCCGGCATCGTGACGTGCTGGAAAGCCCGCTGCTGGAAAGCGGCGAGACATTGGAAGCCGGTCTGGAGGAGTCGCCCTCGGCGGAGCGTCTCGAACGCTTGCCGCTGAGCCAGCTGAGCCGCGGAAAGTATCAGCCTCGGCGAGACATCCAGCCGGAAGCGCTGGAGGAACTCGCGGATTCGATTCGCGCCCAGGGGGTGATGCAGCCCATCGTGGTGCGTCCGGTGGGGGAGGCGCGCTACGAGATCATCGCCGGCGAGCGGCGTTGGCGGGCCGCCCAGCTCGCGGAGCTTGACGTCATTCCCGCGGTGATACGCGAGGTCAGCGATCAGGTCGCCCTGGCCCTGGCGCTGATCGAGAACATCCAGCGGGAGAATCTCAATCCCGTGGAAGAGGCCGCCGCCCTCAAGCGTCTGCTCGATGAATTCTCCCTGACCCAGCAGCAGGTAGCGGATACGGTGGGTCGCTCCCGCGCCCAAGTGGCGAATCTGCTGCGCCTGCTCAGCCTGGACCCGGAAGTGCAGACTCTGCTGGAGCGCGGGGATCTGGACATGGGCCACGCTCGGGCGCTACTCGGATTGAGCGGTGCCAAGCAGCGCAAGGCTGCCCGGGAGGTGGTCGACAAGGACCTCACGGTACGCGCCACGGAAGCCCTGGTGAAGCGCCTGGCCAGCAAGACGCCGGCGAAGCCAGCGCCTGCTTCGCCGAGCGGCGACGTGCTGCGTCTGGAAAACCAACTGGGAGAACTGCTGGGGGCGCCGGTCAAGATTCAGCACGGGCGCGGCGGCAGGGGACGTCTGACCATCCGCTACACCAGCCTCGACGAACTTGACGGTATTCTGGCGCATATCCGCTAG
- the atpA gene encoding F0F1 ATP synthase subunit alpha, giving the protein MQQLNPSEISDIIKQRIEKLDVASEARNQGTIVSVFDGIVQIHGLADAMFGEMIEFPGGIYGMTLNLERDSVGAVVLGDYLKLEAGMTAQCTGRVLEVPVGPELIGRVVDPLGNPIDGKGDIDSKLTDAIEKVAPGVITRQSVDQPIQTGFKSIDAMVPIGRGQRELIIGDRQIGKSAIAIDAIINQKGKDVTCVYVAIGQKQSTIANVVRKLEEHGALEHTIIVAAGAADPAPMQFLAPYAGCTMGEYFRDRGEDALIVYDDLSKQAVAYRQVSLLLRRPPGREAYPGDVFYLHSRLLERAARVNADYVEKFTEGKVKGKTGSLTALPIIETQGGDVSAFVPTNVISITDGQIFLEANLFNSGIRPAINAGLSVSRVGGSAQTKIIKKLGGSVRLALAQYRELAAFSQFASDLDEATRKQLEHGQRVTELMKQSQYSPMSVAEMAVSLYASDKGYLDDVEVNKVLDFERALQGYMKSEHSELLDKINQTGDYNDEIQQGLKQGLDKFKETQSW; this is encoded by the coding sequence ATGCAGCAACTGAATCCTTCCGAGATCAGCGACATCATCAAGCAGCGTATCGAAAAGCTGGATGTCGCATCCGAAGCCCGTAATCAGGGCACCATCGTCAGCGTATTCGACGGTATCGTGCAGATTCACGGTCTCGCCGACGCGATGTTCGGCGAGATGATCGAATTCCCCGGCGGCATCTACGGCATGACGCTCAACCTCGAGCGGGACAGCGTCGGCGCCGTGGTGCTCGGCGACTACCTGAAGCTCGAAGCGGGCATGACCGCTCAGTGTACCGGGCGCGTTCTCGAGGTGCCGGTAGGCCCGGAACTGATTGGTCGCGTGGTGGATCCGCTGGGTAATCCCATCGACGGCAAGGGCGATATCGACTCCAAGCTGACGGATGCGATCGAGAAGGTCGCTCCCGGGGTCATCACCCGTCAGTCCGTGGATCAGCCGATACAGACCGGCTTCAAGTCCATCGACGCCATGGTGCCGATCGGCCGCGGCCAGCGGGAGTTGATCATTGGCGACCGTCAGATCGGCAAATCCGCCATCGCCATCGATGCGATCATCAACCAGAAGGGCAAGGACGTCACCTGCGTCTACGTGGCCATCGGCCAGAAACAGTCAACCATCGCCAACGTGGTGCGCAAACTCGAAGAGCACGGCGCCCTGGAACACACTATCATCGTCGCCGCCGGCGCCGCGGATCCGGCCCCGATGCAGTTCCTGGCCCCCTACGCCGGCTGCACCATGGGCGAGTACTTCCGCGACCGCGGCGAAGACGCGCTGATCGTCTACGACGACCTGTCCAAGCAGGCGGTGGCCTATCGTCAGGTCTCCCTGCTGCTGCGGCGTCCGCCGGGCCGGGAAGCCTACCCGGGTGATGTGTTCTATCTCCACTCCCGTCTGCTGGAGCGTGCCGCTCGGGTCAACGCGGACTACGTCGAGAAGTTCACCGAAGGCAAGGTCAAGGGCAAGACCGGCTCGCTGACGGCGCTGCCGATCATCGAGACCCAGGGCGGCGACGTTTCCGCCTTCGTGCCGACCAACGTGATCTCCATCACCGACGGTCAGATCTTCCTTGAGGCCAACCTGTTCAACTCGGGTATTCGTCCGGCCATCAACGCCGGTCTTTCCGTATCCCGGGTCGGCGGTTCCGCCCAGACCAAGATCATCAAGAAGCTTGGCGGCAGCGTGCGTCTGGCCCTGGCCCAGTATCGCGAACTGGCGGCATTCTCCCAGTTCGCTTCCGACCTGGACGAAGCTACCCGCAAGCAGCTCGAGCACGGTCAGCGAGTCACCGAGCTGATGAAGCAGAGCCAGTACTCGCCGATGTCCGTGGCGGAAATGGCGGTATCGCTGTACGCATCGGACAAGGGCTATCTGGACGACGTCGAGGTCAACAAGGTGCTGGATTTCGAACGCGCCTTGCAGGGCTACATGAAGTCCGAGCACTCCGAGCTGCTCGACAAGATCAACCAGACCGGCGACTACAACGACGAGATTCAGCAGGGCTTGAAGCAGGGTCTCGACAAGTTCAAGGAAACTCAGAGCTGGTAA
- a CDS encoding amino acid ABC transporter ATP-binding protein has translation MQASSTSSDPSIESDSPIVRLESVDKYFGALHVLQNIDLEVMPGEVVVVIGASGSGKSTLIRCINGLEEFQQGKIEVDGKALLPKGKSGKSLKAIRTEVGMVFQQFNLFPHLSVRDNVTLAPIKVRGASRQQATENAERLLERVGIANQADKYPTQLSGGQQQRVALARALAMEPRLMLFDEPTSALDPEMIGEVLDAMRELAKDGMTMIVVTHEMGFAREVADRVIYIHEGRIVEQGPPEKVFDAPENERTQSFLARVLKH, from the coding sequence ATGCAAGCATCCTCAACTTCGAGCGATCCTTCTATCGAAAGCGATTCACCTATCGTGCGCCTTGAAAGCGTCGACAAGTATTTCGGCGCCCTGCATGTGCTGCAGAATATCGACCTGGAGGTCATGCCCGGGGAAGTCGTGGTGGTGATCGGCGCCAGCGGTTCCGGCAAGTCGACGCTGATTCGCTGCATCAACGGCCTCGAGGAATTCCAGCAGGGCAAGATCGAAGTGGACGGCAAGGCGCTGTTACCCAAGGGCAAGAGCGGCAAGTCCCTCAAGGCCATTCGCACCGAAGTCGGCATGGTATTTCAGCAGTTCAATCTCTTTCCTCATCTCAGTGTACGAGATAACGTCACCTTGGCGCCGATCAAGGTTCGCGGCGCAAGCCGCCAACAAGCCACGGAAAACGCCGAACGCCTGCTCGAGCGAGTGGGTATCGCCAATCAGGCGGACAAGTATCCTACCCAGCTCTCCGGCGGCCAGCAGCAGCGTGTCGCCCTGGCACGAGCCTTGGCCATGGAACCCCGCTTGATGCTGTTCGACGAGCCGACTTCCGCCCTGGACCCGGAAATGATCGGCGAGGTGCTGGACGCCATGCGAGAACTGGCCAAGGACGGCATGACCATGATCGTCGTCACCCATGAAATGGGCTTTGCCCGGGAAGTCGCTGATCGGGTGATCTATATCCATGAGGGCCGTATCGTCGAGCAGGGACCGCCGGAAAAGGTGTTCGACGCTCCGGAGAATGAGCGGACTCAAAGTTTCCTCGCCCGAGTGCTCAAACACTGA
- a CDS encoding F0F1 ATP synthase subunit delta encodes MAETSTAARPYAKAAFEFARDHKALKDWATMLDTLARVVDNDDMRARVLGNPRLSNDEKVDLISDICGDSLNEQGRNFLVEIGRKGRLAALPDIAEQFALLKSQQEKRVDVDIVSAFPLDKAQEDKLASALAKRLDREISITTQVDKSLLGGVILRTGDTVIDGSVRGRLNRLHEVLSV; translated from the coding sequence ATGGCGGAAACGTCTACCGCCGCGCGTCCTTACGCCAAGGCAGCGTTTGAATTCGCCCGCGACCACAAGGCGCTGAAGGATTGGGCGACCATGCTCGATACCCTGGCGCGGGTCGTCGACAATGATGACATGCGAGCCCGGGTACTCGGCAATCCGCGTCTGAGCAACGACGAAAAGGTCGATTTGATCAGTGATATCTGCGGTGACAGTTTGAATGAGCAGGGCCGCAACTTTCTCGTCGAGATCGGACGCAAGGGCAGGCTGGCGGCATTACCCGATATCGCCGAGCAGTTCGCGCTGCTCAAGTCCCAGCAGGAAAAGCGCGTCGATGTGGATATCGTCTCCGCCTTTCCGCTGGACAAGGCGCAAGAGGACAAGCTCGCGAGTGCCCTGGCCAAGCGTCTGGACCGCGAAATCTCTATTACCACTCAGGTGGACAAGAGCCTTCTGGGCGGCGTCATCCTGCGTACCGGCGATACCGTGATCGACGGTTCGGTACGCGGGCGACTCAACCGCCTTCACGAAGTTCTTTCCGTCTGA
- the rsmG gene encoding 16S rRNA (guanine(527)-N(7))-methyltransferase RsmG produces MTGMRDASHFRRLERGLSALNIATSEDQRQRLGELLALLHKWNRAYNLTAIRSLDDMVTKHLLDSAAVLPAIKGPRLLDVGAGPGLPGLVLAILAPALEVTLLDSNGKKVRFQRQAVVELGLDNVTPVQARIEDCPGKALEPQGFDQIISRAFASLADFVTLSAPLLAPKGQWLAMKGRLVEEELAGLPPGVELVEQRVLRIPEEVGQRHLLILEH; encoded by the coding sequence ATGACCGGGATGCGGGATGCAAGCCATTTCCGGCGTCTCGAGCGCGGACTCTCGGCGCTGAATATCGCCACCAGCGAGGATCAGCGCCAGCGCCTTGGTGAATTGCTTGCCCTGTTGCACAAGTGGAACCGCGCCTATAACCTCACCGCGATACGTTCGCTCGATGACATGGTGACCAAGCATCTGCTGGACAGTGCCGCGGTACTGCCGGCGATCAAGGGGCCGCGCCTGCTGGACGTTGGGGCCGGACCGGGCCTGCCGGGGCTGGTGCTGGCGATTCTTGCACCAGCGCTAGAAGTGACGCTGCTCGACAGCAACGGCAAGAAGGTGCGCTTTCAGCGCCAGGCGGTGGTCGAGCTGGGGCTGGACAACGTGACCCCGGTACAGGCCAGAATCGAGGATTGCCCTGGCAAGGCGCTCGAGCCGCAAGGCTTCGATCAGATCATTTCCCGCGCCTTTGCCAGTCTTGCGGATTTCGTCACCCTGAGCGCGCCCCTGCTGGCACCCAAGGGCCAGTGGCTCGCGATGAAGGGGCGTCTCGTCGAGGAAGAGCTGGCGGGATTGCCGCCAGGCGTCGAACTCGTCGAGCAGCGCGTCTTGAGAATTCCCGAGGAAGTCGGGCAGCGCCATCTGTTGATCCTCGAGCATTAA